From Candidatus Bathyarchaeota archaeon:
CCCGGGTATAAAGTATGGTGGTGTAGCCTCCACTCCCTCTTTGGTAGCTGTCAATTTGTGTCCAATTTCATGCAGTCCAAGAACCGCCATTATGGCTATGGTGAAGGTTAATCCGCCGACCAGCGGGTCAATAAGTCCTTCGGATAAAATGTATCCAGTTACAAATGTTGTTCCTATGGTTGCGAACAGAAGCAACCAATTAACGAGAACATTACTCGGCTTGGATGGCGGTTTCTGCAAAATCTTTAAGATGATTCTTCCGTCGATTTTTCGCAGAACTGCCATTAAACCCATTGGTTCCAAAGTTTTGAGCAAGCGCAGAAAGGACTGTTTTGTTTCCTGGGGCTGTTTTAAATAGAAGGTTGGAACACTGTGTTCTAATAGGGCATCCTCTATCTGGAAGTGCATGGAAACCGTTTCCTTTAGTTTTTCAAACTCTGCTTGAGTTGTTATGTTTGTTTCTTCGGTCATGGCTTTATTTTCCTTTGAGGTTGTGACTGTTTTAGTAAATGTTTCGTGATAGAAAAGTTTATTGGATGGTGATCGTCGTTTTCAGGTTCGGATTCTGAACCCCTAAAAACTTTTTAATAACAAAACATCGCACAAACCATCTGAGCGTGAAACAAAATGAATAAGAAAAAATTAGCACCATTAGTCATGACCAGCCTATTAATAATATCAACACTGCTAGTAGTTGCATATCAAGGCATCGTGAGCGGTAGCCCCGATCCACAACACACAGCAACAGTCACACCCACAACAACCACTGTTCCAACAGTCAAACTTACATTTAACGTAACATGTAAGGCTGAATCTATAAATAAAACAAGCATAATTCTACCGACAGGCTTTACTCGGATAAGCGCACGTGCCTTAAATGACACAGGTAACTGGACCTGCTCGTGGGTAAGTGGGACAAATTCTTACAACTTCTCCATAGGGGCGGGTAGCAATGTCCCAGATTTGGTAGCAAATCAATGGACTAGATTTGAGGTCACTGTGCAGTGGTCGGCTACTCCACCGATAACCGTCAAGTTTGGTGTAGACACATTTAGTGAGACTACTGCAAGTGCTAACAACACAATTTGGCTTACCGTAACCTTTAACCCTCAATTCGCCGCCACAATAACACCATCCCTTGTTCAGGGCGGCAAAAGCTACAATTTCAATGTAACAGTTAAGAACCTAGCCTCGAGTACCGGTCTCGGAGTGGTTAACATAACTTATCCAGACGGGTGGACTTTTAACGCTATAGTGAATTATGGCGGCAGCAGACCGTGGTCAGCAATCCACGACGCATCTGCTAAAACCTTTAAGCTTTCAGGTCCAAACCTACTGATAGGCGAATACGTCTGGATATTAGTCAACATGACCACACAATCGTCAACTGCGGATCCCGTTAATTGGACTGTCGCAGCTTGGGATATAAGTGGAACTCCTCTCGGAACCCGCAACCTCCCCGTAACCGTTGACGGAGACCCTCCAACTATCGCAATAAGCCAGCCTCCATCTGGTGGTTATTATAGTGTCGGCGCTGGGAAGAGAATATGGATAAATGGGACGGTGAAAGACGACCTAAACATAACAAAGTATGGAATAACTTTGACCATTAATGATACAAGATTCGAGCGTGTGGTCTACACAATGGGCGCCAACCACTCCATATACCAATTCGCTTTTGCCAACAAAACAGCAATTCCAGACGGCAAACTTGTTGTAAAGATAACTGCTGTGGATGCTTCTGGGCGTACCAAGTCAGAGGAGAGAACAACTACAATCGACAACACTGCACCAAAGCCGGTATACATTAAAGTTCTAGATCAAGGTGATGGCGAACTGCCATACGTTTCCGGCGTATACTGGATGGGAGCAAACACAACACATATACGAGTTAAAGCTGCATTCTATAACCCCGCCATACCCATAACTGGCTATATCTACCTTAACTCGACACGCTATGATTTTAGTAACGAAACTGCCACAAATCCAGCCCTTAATGTGACTGGCTCCAACTATGTGATTCTCAAAATAACCCTAGTTGACAGTGCCACGCCAACCAAAAACAATTTCACGAGAACATGGGAAATCAAAAGAGACCAAGTAAAACCGTCCGCTCCAACGTTTACGGTTCAGCCAATCTGCGGCGGAGCAATAGTAAAGGCTTTGACGGCAACAGATAACGTTGGAGTTTTAGGTTTCAAAGTTTACATTAATGGAACCCCTGTAACAGTAACTCTTATGGAACTTAAGGCATCAACATTAACCAATGTAGGCGATCATCGAACATTTTCCGGCTTCCTAGTCCTCAATTTGGAGAGCTATGCTGGCAAAGCTGCAAACATAACTATCGCGGCTGTGGACTACGGCTCTAACGTGGGTTCAGCAGTCTCCACGGTAATTTCAGTTCCAAAGGGCACATGGCATCCAGTTGAGCTCTACTCAGGATGGAATCTGATTTCACTCCCTCTGATTCCAAACAGCACGGCGGCATCTGACATTTACTCGCTGATACTAAAGCAGGGAGAAGATGGAGTAACAGTCACCTACAACTTTGATAACACGGCTAAATCATGGATCATGAACCCAACCACCATGACCGATGGGAAAGGCTACTGGATCCACATGAAAGCCTACGACGTCCTAATAGTGCAAGGCTTGCCAACACCAGAACCGCCGGCCCTGCCAACCACGTACCATCTGCCAGCAGGATGGTGTCTTGCAGGATTCACCGAAACAACCGACATGGCTGCAGACGAGTATCTGGAAAGCCTTGAACCGGGAAGCTACTTCCGATGGCTTTACGTGTGGAATGCGGCAACGCAAAGCTGGACCATGATTGACACTAAATCAGGGTCTGCTGATACACTGTATCCAGGGCAGGCCTTCTGGATATACCTCTACCAAGACCAAGACTTGATCCCGCCAATCTCACCATAGCCCCACTTTTCTTTACCCTTTCCAAATATGGAGGCAAAGATATGAAGAAACCCCTAAAGTTTATAACGGTTGCCCTAACAGCATTGTTAGCTGTAACTCTTTTTATTTCGTTGGCTAAGTCTCAAGTGCCACCAATCCCCATGACAATAGACGGTTATGTGCTGGTTCGTAGAGTAGATGGTACAAACAAAACAGTTCCAGCGGGATTTGCTGTCTATGCAAAAGAAGGTACAACAGTGATCAATGTAAAAGATCCGCAGAATAGGTCGATAACAGATTCAAACGGCTATTTTGTATTGGGAGCCGCCGCATCTTCCGACGGTGTGAAGATAGACCTTTGGGTTAAAAACGTTAACGTTACAAGAATAACTTTCCACCAAGGAACCTTTCTTACACTAAACTTAACAGTTATTGATACAACCCCGCCGACAATTGAAATAGTGTCGCCGCAGCCGAACGAAAAACTTCCATCAAACCAGCCTGTGTGGATTAATGTCACGTTAATAGAAGACTTTGCGCTAGTTAATGAGACGATAAAACTAACATTAAACGAAACCGAATTAACACCAACCTACGACGCTGAAACTGGAATGCTTTACTGCCAAACAAGCCCATTAAGCATCGGGCTATACAATGTAAGTGTATTTGTTGAAGATTTGGCTGGAAACAACGCATCCAAAACATGGGGCTTCACGGTGGCTGAAATTATTCCGCCAACAGTAACAATCATCAACCCGACATTTGCAAACCCATTATATATTCAATCCGGAAAAACCATCCAAGTAACATACAATTACACCGAAGAAAACCCCAAAAATGTAACATTAGCAGTTTACAATGCAACCCACACCATAGCTTCTAAAACTGTAACTGAGCTATTAGGTGGACAAGATGTCCAAAGAACCGATGAAATAACAATACCCGCTGGAACAGCCGACGGAAACTACAACCTACGCGTGGTGCTTTCAAACATTTACAACTTAAATGCAACAGTCGTCCAAGCAGACGCTGTAATAGTCGACAACGAAGCTCCAACTGTTTCAAACCCGTATCAAAATCCACCAGGTGCAATTGTGCAGCCGAACCAAATAGTTGACATAGAACCCGGCCAAAATATAACGATCCGTGTAAACGTAACAGATGCAAATCCAATAAAAACTGTAAAAATATACTACAACACTACAACACAGCAATGGCAATCAATAGAAATGACAAAAACCACCTCAAACCAATACGAAGCAACCATCCCCTCAAGCCAGCTACCTGTCTGCACAAAACTTTATTACTACATTGAAGCTGTGGACGCTGCGGACAACAAAGTCCAAACTCCAACAGCAGGAGTCTACTTCCAATCTCATATAGTGCCTGAATATCAAAAATCCGTGTTAATAGCCCTGCTGTCAGCAATCACGTTGATAACCGCTCTTGCAAAAAAGAGGAAAAGAAATAGCTCATAACCCTCTTCTTTTTCTCAAGTCTCAATTTGAACAATCCATTTTATTTCCCGAAAAATTTTCTTTTCTTCTTGTTGCCTATCGGGTAGGTTTGGCGGAGTTCAAAGCATGTGCCGCAGCCTTTGCATTGAACATAAACATGTTCACGTTTAAAGCCAAGCCAAAAGCCTTCTCGGGAGCCGCATTTTGGACAGTAAGTTATCTGGGCTGAAGAAGCCAAAACCTCCTCCAACTTCAAGCTCTCCAATCTCCTAAAAGGAGAAAGCCAAACTAACAATTTATAGGTTGCTGCTTAAACCAAAATATTCTTTTATCTCTAGGGTATCAAAGTTAAGCTGCTTGAGAGGGCCACGATGAAAATTAAAACATTCACGGTTGGAAAACTTTACACAAACTGTTACATAGCCGCTTGTCCAGAAACAAGAGAAGCAATAATAATTGATCCAGGCTTCGAGAAAAACTCCGAAGCAGCTGAAATCTTCAGGTTTGTTGAGGAGAACGCATTAAAATTAAAGTTTATTGTGAACACTCATGGTCATCCAGATCATGTTTGCGGGAACGGCATAGTTAAAGAGAAATTTAACATTCCAATTCTTGTTCATGAAAAGGAAAACTTCATGTTTGAAACTGTCGGCAGAGCCATGGCAAGATACTTCGGCTTTAAAGCCTTCTCGCCACCGGCGGACAAACTCCTCAAAGACGGAGATACCGTAAACTTTGGGAAATCATCCTTAAAAGTCCTACACACTCCGGGACACAGCCCGGGAAGCATATCTCTGCTAGGCGAAAAAGAAGTTTTCACAGGAGATACTCTTTTCGCTGGTTCGATAGGAAGAACAGACTTGCCGCAAAGCTCAGACAAAGAAATGAGGCGTTCCCTTGAAAAACTGGTAAGTCTCCCCGACTTTTTAGTTGTGTATCCTGGACACGGGCCGGCGACAACAATTGGCGAAGAAAAATGGAACAACCCATTTCTAAACCTGGACTGGCTGTAACTATAAAGCGTCCCTAAAAAGATCTTCTTCACGTGTAATCTGCAGTCCTCTAATACTTGATTTTTCACAGTATTCCACGAGGTTTTGTAGACCCTTGAAAACCACGACCGGTGTAGCTTCTGTGGCTTGTCCCATGAGAAGTTCAGCTGCAGCTGCAATTTCGTCGACGACGGCTACATTCTTAACTTTCAAAATATAGCCAAAAAGATCTTGTTTTCCTCTATAGTCTTTGAGTGGTTTAACTCCTGAAACACCGATTGCGAAGTTCACTTGTCCACGCCTAAAGGGGCGACTGTAAGTGTCGCATATAACTACCGCCACATCCTTGCCAGTTAAACGCTTTATTTCTTCACGGCATCTTTCAGCTGAAGCGTCAGGATTTTCGGGGAGAAGCGCATAAGCGTCAAAACCTTCAATGTTTGACTTGTCTATCCCCGCGTTTATGCAAACTAGCCCACGCTTGTCTTCTACAAGCAATGTTTCAGCTGAAACCTTCAAGAGTTTCCGCGTCTCCCTTAAAACCAGTTCCACAAACTTTGGGTTTCTGCCAGTTTTTTTCGCTATCTCTTCAGCTTTTTCTGATGGATTGATGTCTTGAAGTCTTACAACGCGCCCCTCCGCCTTCGAGAAAACTTTTTGGGCAACAACTATCACGTCACCGTCTTCTATTTTTACACCATTTTTCCCAGCGGTCTCTACAATTATTTTTGCAAGGTTATCCCCCGGCTTTATTAGGGGAAAATTTTCAAGGGCTATGGCAGTGAAACTCTTCAACGTTTTACACCATTTCTTTCCTAATGGAAGTTTTCAAGCTAAAACAGTTACCTCACATCTCCTTCTTTAAAAAGATTGAGCGTCGATATTTTCAAGTTTAATTCGAAATTCATAACCTTTAAACAAGCTTTAACGGAAGGATAGTTTAGCCAAGTCTGGACGGATGCATCCGCATGACAAAAAGGAAGATAAACGTTTTAATCATTCTACTTACTCTGGCCTTTAGTCTTCTTTGTTGCCCCCTCAGGAACCTGTTTCCAATCGCAAAAGCAACATATGTAGAAGGCGAAATCGGGATAGACACCGTTTGGACCCTTGTAGACAGTCCATTTGTTGTTTCTAAAAATGTCACTGTTCGCGAAGGGGTCACTTTAACTATAGAACCGGGAGTCGAAATAAAGTTTGGCGGACCTTTCTCGCTCATAGTTAATGGAAAGCTGGTTGCAAAGGGAACTGATGATAAATGGGTAAGATTTACGTCCAACAAAGACGATTCCAAAACTGGAGATTGGGGAACACTGCTGTTTAACGGAACATGGCAATCTTCATCACTTTTAGAGTATTGTGTTGTGGAGTATGGAACAAACGGCATAACCGTGAATGGCGGCACGGTAACACTTCGGAAAAGCGTTATCCAACTTAACCTCAAAAATGGAATTGAAGTGTTGAAAGGCTCAATCACCGTAGAACAAAATGTTATACGAAACAACGAAGCAGGTATAACTGTTTCTGGTGGAGATGTAACCATACACGGAAACGATTTGACATTGAATGAGGATGGCATAGTTTTAACCGGTAATCTGTCAACATCCAGTGTAACCGTGTATCAGAACAACATCTTTTCAAACAAAAATGACGGTGTATCCATAACCATGAATTATGGAGGTAGCATTTCAATCATAAACAACAGGATATATTCAAACCTCTACGGTTTTCACGTTTCAACCGATGTTGCCACCTTCATAACGCGCAACTATATTTACAATAATGCCATAGGTGCTTTTTATGAGCAAGGTCAAGACCACGTAATACGATTCAACGACATTTATGACAACAGTTTAGGCATGGATATTTCGTCCAACGCTACTGTAGACGCCTCCAAGAATTATTGGGGCGACAGGAGTGGACCATACCATGCGACGTTAAATCCGCTTGGAAAAGGAAACCCTGTAGGCGGCAACGGAGTTAACCTAGACTTCCTATTCTTCCTAACCGCTCCAATAGATTATACAAACTCTCCACCTAAAGCGGTGTTGTGGACAGATAAAACTGTAGTGGCTTCTGGCCAAGAAGTCACGTTTATCGGCTCCTTTTCTCATGATGATGGGCGAGTTGACCAGTACTTCTACGACTTTGGAGATGGAAGCAATAGCGATTGGACAACTTTGTCGCTTTTCATTCACAAATACAGCAGTACCGGAGAATATCATGCAAGCTTAAGAGTTATGGATGACTTTGGAGACATAAGCCAAACGGCCTCTGCAACAGTTTACGTTGTCAATCTACCATCTCTAAATGTAAAGTTAACTCCGGACAGATCCACTGTTCACAGTAACGAAGAAATTCCGATAACAGTTTACGTATCAAATAATAACGGGCCGGTGGAAGGTGCAAACGTCACATTTTTCTCGGTTAAAGGGGGCAGGGTTTCACCGTCAAGTAATTTAACCGATTCGTCTGGCCGTCTCACGGCGATTTTTCACGCTCCGAACGTTACGGATATAACTGAAATTCGCATTATTGCAAGGGCTTCCATGGAGGGCTACGCGGACGGCTCAAGCTTTGTCTATTTAAAAGTCATTCCGCCATTGACAGTTAACGCCTATGCAGCCCCTCAAACAGTTCAGTCGGAAGAATATTCAACGGTAAATGTCCAAGTAAAATGGAGCGGAATTCCTGTTCCAGAGGCGCTAGTTACCATATCATCAGCTGGTGGAGGAGAATTTGTTGAAACTGAGAAATTGACAGATTCAAAGGGTGAGGCAGTGTTCACCTTCAAAGCTCCACCAGTATCCAATGAAACAAACATAGCAATCACAGCGCACGCATCCAAGACCGGCTACTTGGATGGGGAAGGACAAACCGTTATAACTGTTAGACCAAAGCTTTTCTCACTGCAAGTTATTGCCGAGAAAGAAACGATAATTTCGGAAGAAACTGTAAATGTAACGGTCAACGTTAAACATGAGGGATTTCCAGTTGAAAACGTAAGCGTTACCATCTCAGCGGATCACGGCGAATTCTTCACAGCAACAATGGTGACAGACGCCCGTGGAAACGCAACATTCACTTTTAGGGCACCCCCAGCACTGCAAGAAACAAGCATAACAATAACAGCTATCGCTTCAAAGCTCGGCTACGCCAGCGCTGCAGGCTTTACGCTGTTAACGGTTAAACCTGGAAACCTGTCAATAGCCATTCTTCCAAACACCTATTCTGTAGCTTCTAGAGAACAGGTTAGCATAACAGTTTATGTCAAATGTGACGGCCGGCCGGTGGCGAACGCCACCGTTAGAGTGGAGGCCAGTGGTGGAATGTTCGCTGAGACGTCAGCTTCAACTGATCAAGAGGGCCGCTGTGACTTTACATTTTGGGCTCCAGAAACACATGAATCTATCTCTGTAATTATTAGCGTGAGCGCAGCGAAATCCGGATACATTGAAAAGGTTGAGCAAATAGGCTTGCAAGTAATCCCAGAGGCTGGCGGCATTCCTTGGACGACTCTATTGTTGGTGTTGATTCCAGTGGTGCTTGCAATAATGTTTGTGGTGCTTGTTAAGCTTGGAGTCATCACAATCTCGGTTGGCGAGGAAGTGGAGGAGACGGAATAAAAACTTGGAAGATTTCGTAAGACGTAATATTTAATAACCCACGTGTATAAATATATAACAGAAATACGGGAGAAAGATGCCCAAGCTGCAACTTAAGAGCAAGCTTTCGAAACTTAAGAAAATAAGAATAAAATTCAACATTGGAAAGCCTAAACATTTAGCCATCCCGCCACCTCCGCCGAAACCCTTGCCAAAAGGTTTCAAAGTTGTTGAGCGTTATCCTCTCTACGAACCCTTCGCTCATGTAGCTATAGTTCAAAACCCAAAGACGGGCGAATACAAGTACATATTGGATGAGCTACAACTGGATCCGCTTGAAAGAAGTGTCTACAACCGCATACTAGAAATCCTTTTAGCCGAAATAGAGTCTCCCAAGGAGGAGATAAAAGATCCTAGAAAGTTCTTCGCCGAGGAAGCCAAAAAAATCGTTGATAAATATCGCATAAGCCTAGGTTGGCTTCCAGATGTTTCATGGTACAAAATCCTCTATCACGCTGAAAGAGACCTTGTGGGCTTTGGTAGAATCGACCCGCTGATGAGGGATCCGAACATTGAAGACATTTCATGTGACGGTGTAAACAAACCCGTCTACGTTTGGCACAGAACCTACGAAAGCATCGAAACAAACCTTGAATTCGAAACAGATGAAGAGCTTGACAACATGGTTGTAAAGCTTGTACACATGGCTGGAAAACACGTAAGCTCAGCCTTTCCCATAGTGGACGCTTCACTGCCAGGAAAACATAGGCTGGCCGTTTGCTATAGGCGAGAAGTAACACCCTTCGGAACAGCCTTCACAATACGAAAGTTCAGAGAAGATCCATACTCTATAATAGACCTGATAAACTTGGGAACATTCTCCGAAGAAATGGCCGCGTATTTCTGGATGTGCCTAGAAAACAGGGCCTCAGTAATGGTTTTGGGCGGAACCGCCGCCGGAAAAACAACAGCCCTAAACGCTTTGGCATGCTTAATCAAGCCTGGAAGCAAAATAATAACTATAGAGGAAACGGCGGAGCTTAACCTCCCCCACGAAAACTGGGTTTCATTAATAGCACGGCAAAGCTACGGCCTAGGCGGAAGCAGTGTCGGCGAAGTCACTCTCTTCGATCTCGTAAAAACCTCGATGAGACATCGTCCCGACATACTGATAGTCGGCGAGGTGCGTGGACAAGAAGCCTACGTGCTTTTTCAAGCATTAGCCACAGGCCACGGTGGCATGTGTACAATGCACGCTGAAAACTTGGATTCTGCAGTGAAACGTTTAACGCAAAAACCCATGGACATAGCGCCAGCCTACATTCCTTTAATGAACATTGTTCTATCTGTTCAGCGTGTTCACTTAATGAAAGGCGGTGAGAAAAAAGCCTACCGACGTGTGATGAACGTTAACGAAATAGCTGACTACGAGGATTACCGAACGGTTTTCAAATGGCACCCAGCCAAAGACGAACATATTCCAGCTTTAAACAAGAGCATAATGCTTGCCAACATTTCAGAACGCTTGGGCGTCAGCAAAAAGGACTTGCTTGAAGAAATCGAGAGACGCAAACAAATCCTCCGATGGATGAGAGAGCGCAATATAAGAAGCTACCGCGACGTAGCTGCAATAATTGCAGAATACTATGCAAGGCCAAAGCAGATTTACGAGAAAGTTCTCGCTGGAGGGGAGGTGAAGGCTATTGCCGTTGCTGGAAGCGCTTGAAGCCTGGTCCTTCCGCATTTTCGGACGGGTAGCTCCCTTTTTTCTCAAACATGTAGTTGAGTTTAAGGACTATTTGGAAAGAGCGAAAATCAAAATCTATCCCGAAACCTACGTTTCATTAATGCTTTTCCTAGCAGTTTTAACTGCTCCGGTCTCCATTCTTTCCATAATTCTGCTGTATTTTTACGGCTTTATACCGTTTGTTTTTCTGGTCCCCCTCCCAATCTACGTCATGATAGGCTTCTTCCTAATTCCGTTGTCGAGGGCTGGAGAAAGAGCCGCCAACCTTGAAAGGGAGATGCCATTTGCCGCCGCCTACATCAGCGTTATGGCTTCTGGAGGAATAGCCCCATACACAAGCTTCAAACGGCTGGCGGAAGTAGAGCTTATGCCAGCCATGCGGGCCGAGGCAAGAGAAATAATAAAAGACGTGGAGATTTTCGGCATAGACCCGCTTACAGCCATAGAAAATGCTGCTAAAAGAAATCCCCTAGACATTTTCCGGGATTTCCTTGCCGGCTATGCTTCAACAGTCATAATCGGCGGAGACATAGGCCACTTTTTGGAGAGGAAGGCTGAAGACATTTTTAAAACAAGGGCTTTGCGGGTTAAGGCTGCAGCGGAAAGGCTTGGCATGCTTCTTGAAACTTTCATAATAGTCATGGTTTTGATGTCGCTTTGCTTCTACATTTTGTTCAGTGTTGAATCCATATACAGTGTTGGCATTTCCATGTATTCAGGCATAATCTTATACACATATATTTTTACACCTATGCTTTCGTTAATGTTTGTTTATTTGGCTCACAGCATGCAGCCTAAAACACCCGTTGTAGAAATGCGGCCGTACAAAGCCTTTGGAATTTCAAGCGTTTTCGGCATAATGCTGCTGCTACTGCTGACAAACTTTTTTGGCTATATACCGCTGCCATTTTTCAGCCAACTTCAAAGCATAGTTGATTTGCCCGTAGCAATCGCTTTGGCGCTGTTCGTAGCCACTTTTCCAGCCGCCATTGTACACCAGAAAGTAAGCAGCAAAAAAGCCAGCTTGGAACAAGGCATAACCAGCTTCCTAAGAGACTTAACAGAAGTTAGAAAAACAGGTTTATCTCCGGAAAAATGTATTGAAAGCCTTGCAAACCGCGACTACGGCGAGTTCAGCAAGGAACTTCGCAAAATAAGCTCCGAAATTTCATGGGGCGTCCCGGTTAGAAAAGTGATCATGGACTTTGTTAAGCGGGTTAAAAGCTGGATGACTCAGCTTGTCATGTTCCTCCTTGTAGAAACGATAGACGTGGGCGGCGGCACCATAGCCATGATCGAGTCGCTTGCCAGATTCAACAACCTAACCCAAGAAGTTGAAAAAGAGAAGAAGATGGCTGTCCGCCCCTACATAATGATGCCGTACTTCGCTGCCATTCTTCTTGTGGCAACAACCGTGATGATGATCGGCTTCACCTCCGGCACGTTAGGCGTAGCTGAAACAGGACAAAAGAAGGATTTAGGTCCCATGATAACAACTTTTGTCACATCCGCCATTTTCCACAGCTACTTAATAGGCATAGTGGCTGGAAAAATAAGTGAGGAATCCATTGCAGCAGGCTTCAAACACGCTGCAATCCTCGTTATCATCGCTGTTTTAGCCGCCAAACTAGTGCCCATGTTCGTGAAGTTTGGCGCATAAAGGGGGTAAAATCTTGAAAATTAAAAATCCGGCATGTACAAAGTTGAAGAATAATAGCAAGGGTGTAAGCCCAGCAATATCTACAGTCATACTAACAGGTGCCATAGTAGTGCTTTTGCTTGTCACAATAGTCTTTGCAAATAACTTCCTAAGTGCAAGAATGACTGAAAACGAGTTCAGCGCCATGAAACAATTCATGCAAACAGTAGCCCTCCAAATAGACGACGTGGCATGGATACCTGGACGCACCCAAACAATTCGTTATGCAAGCAAGTATGGACACGTAAAGTTTGAAAATGACACATTAACTTATAGCGTTTACATTCATGATGGAACAAGCTACAGGTTTTTTGAAAACTTCACCACTGGCATCTTGTTGTTTAATGTGCCTATAAGCAGCTACACTATGGGCAATAACTATCACGAGAGGGTGTTTCCATCAAACGGTTGCTTCATGCAAAAAGGTACGTCAGCGCCAACATGCCATGTCTTTATTGTTGAAAAGTTGCCTATGGGTGATGGTAACTACATTAGAATTGTCGTTGCGCCATGTATAAGAGTCTTAAATTCAACTTTGGGCACGACAAAGTACTTCAGATTCTTTTTACCCATTCTTGTTTCAGGAAATCATCCTAGGCTTTCCCAGTCGGTAACTCTCGCTGGCACATCGGTTTCGGTTAAAACTCGAGTATGTAATGCTGTGAAGATAACTGTCAACTTTCCAAGGGAAAGCTTTCAAAAAGGAGGGTTCAGCGAGGATTTCTTTAGGTTTGAAAATATCACCGAAATTTTTGATGTCCCAGACGGCTCAATAATAGAGTTTTACACCGCAAGAGTGGTGGTTTCGCTTGGACTACATGGTTAGGAGGTGGTTGCTTTGGCGCATATAACCATTGAATATGTTATAATGCTTCCCATTCTAATAATGCAGATTATCCTATTCCCATTAACGGCAAGCTGGCTTATGAACGTATGGGTGGACTCGCGAAGAACCCTTACACTTCAGGAGGCCGCAAGCCACCTTGGGAGCGTCATCCAACAAGTCTACTTCACACTAAACCATAAGACTATAACGACTGGCAGCATGATCCAGAAACCTGACG
This genomic window contains:
- a CDS encoding type II/IV secretion system ATPase subunit encodes the protein MPKLQLKSKLSKLKKIRIKFNIGKPKHLAIPPPPPKPLPKGFKVVERYPLYEPFAHVAIVQNPKTGEYKYILDELQLDPLERSVYNRILEILLAEIESPKEEIKDPRKFFAEEAKKIVDKYRISLGWLPDVSWYKILYHAERDLVGFGRIDPLMRDPNIEDISCDGVNKPVYVWHRTYESIETNLEFETDEELDNMVVKLVHMAGKHVSSAFPIVDASLPGKHRLAVCYRREVTPFGTAFTIRKFREDPYSIIDLINLGTFSEEMAAYFWMCLENRASVMVLGGTAAGKTTALNALACLIKPGSKIITIEETAELNLPHENWVSLIARQSYGLGGSSVGEVTLFDLVKTSMRHRPDILIVGEVRGQEAYVLFQALATGHGGMCTMHAENLDSAVKRLTQKPMDIAPAYIPLMNIVLSVQRVHLMKGGEKKAYRRVMNVNEIADYEDYRTVFKWHPAKDEHIPALNKSIMLANISERLGVSKKDLLEEIERRKQILRWMRERNIRSYRDVAAIIAEYYARPKQIYEKVLAGGEVKAIAVAGSA
- a CDS encoding PKD domain-containing protein, whose amino-acid sequence is MTKRKINVLIILLTLAFSLLCCPLRNLFPIAKATYVEGEIGIDTVWTLVDSPFVVSKNVTVREGVTLTIEPGVEIKFGGPFSLIVNGKLVAKGTDDKWVRFTSNKDDSKTGDWGTLLFNGTWQSSSLLEYCVVEYGTNGITVNGGTVTLRKSVIQLNLKNGIEVLKGSITVEQNVIRNNEAGITVSGGDVTIHGNDLTLNEDGIVLTGNLSTSSVTVYQNNIFSNKNDGVSITMNYGGSISIINNRIYSNLYGFHVSTDVATFITRNYIYNNAIGAFYEQGQDHVIRFNDIYDNSLGMDISSNATVDASKNYWGDRSGPYHATLNPLGKGNPVGGNGVNLDFLFFLTAPIDYTNSPPKAVLWTDKTVVASGQEVTFIGSFSHDDGRVDQYFYDFGDGSNSDWTTLSLFIHKYSSTGEYHASLRVMDDFGDISQTASATVYVVNLPSLNVKLTPDRSTVHSNEEIPITVYVSNNNGPVEGANVTFFSVKGGRVSPSSNLTDSSGRLTAIFHAPNVTDITEIRIIARASMEGYADGSSFVYLKVIPPLTVNAYAAPQTVQSEEYSTVNVQVKWSGIPVPEALVTISSAGGGEFVETEKLTDSKGEAVFTFKAPPVSNETNIAITAHASKTGYLDGEGQTVITVRPKLFSLQVIAEKETIISEETVNVTVNVKHEGFPVENVSVTISADHGEFFTATMVTDARGNATFTFRAPPALQETSITITAIASKLGYASAAGFTLLTVKPGNLSIAILPNTYSVASREQVSITVYVKCDGRPVANATVRVEASGGMFAETSASTDQEGRCDFTFWAPETHESISVIISVSAAKSGYIEKVEQIGLQVIPEAGGIPWTTLLLVLIPVVLAIMFVVLVKLGVITISVGEEVEETE
- the cofE gene encoding coenzyme F420-0:L-glutamate ligase → MKSFTAIALENFPLIKPGDNLAKIIVETAGKNGVKIEDGDVIVVAQKVFSKAEGRVVRLQDINPSEKAEEIAKKTGRNPKFVELVLRETRKLLKVSAETLLVEDKRGLVCINAGIDKSNIEGFDAYALLPENPDASAERCREEIKRLTGKDVAVVICDTYSRPFRRGQVNFAIGVSGVKPLKDYRGKQDLFGYILKVKNVAVVDEIAAAAELLMGQATEATPVVVFKGLQNLVEYCEKSSIRGLQITREEDLFRDAL
- a CDS encoding MBL fold metallo-hydrolase, yielding MKIKTFTVGKLYTNCYIAACPETREAIIIDPGFEKNSEAAEIFRFVEENALKLKFIVNTHGHPDHVCGNGIVKEKFNIPILVHEKENFMFETVGRAMARYFGFKAFSPPADKLLKDGDTVNFGKSSLKVLHTPGHSPGSISLLGEKEVFTGDTLFAGSIGRTDLPQSSDKEMRRSLEKLVSLPDFLVVYPGHGPATTIGEEKWNNPFLNLDWL